One Paenisporosarcina sp. FSL H8-0542 genomic region harbors:
- a CDS encoding CAP domain-containing protein has product MKKLISLVLLMSLFSGVSSVSAITTFKEPPFQAYKVTQGDSFWFIANRYGLDYKKLMELNPTVDPMQMKVGSVIQLKPASQSTPTPTPPTTASSALSAYEQQVVTLVNQERAKVSLPALKVDAKLSEVAGIKSQDMKNLNTMSHDGTYGSPFDMMKHFGVTYKSAGENIAQGQTTPAEVMKAWMNSPGHKANILSKNFTHIGVGHVASGNYWTQQFIGK; this is encoded by the coding sequence ATGAAGAAACTAATATCGTTAGTTCTGCTGATGTCTTTATTCAGTGGTGTATCATCAGTTAGTGCAATCACAACATTTAAGGAACCACCTTTCCAAGCATATAAAGTAACCCAAGGAGATTCATTTTGGTTTATTGCTAATAGATACGGATTAGATTACAAAAAATTAATGGAGCTAAACCCAACAGTTGATCCTATGCAAATGAAAGTTGGATCAGTGATTCAACTAAAACCAGCTTCACAATCAACTCCAACTCCAACTCCACCAACCACAGCTTCATCAGCTCTTTCAGCATATGAACAACAAGTGGTTACATTGGTAAATCAAGAACGTGCAAAAGTTTCTCTTCCTGCTTTGAAAGTTGATGCGAAATTATCTGAAGTCGCAGGCATCAAATCACAAGATATGAAAAACCTTAATACTATGTCTCATGACGGAACTTATGGATCACCTTTCGATATGATGAAACATTTTGGAGTTACTTATAAATCAGCTGGCGAAAATATTGCTCAAGGTCAAACAACCCCTGCAGAAGTCATGAAAGCTTGGATGAATTCTCCTGGTCATAAAGCTAACATCTTGAGTAAAAACTTTACTCATATCGGAGTTGGCCATGTAGCCAGTGGAAACTATTGGACTCAACAATTTATAGGAAAATAA